A region from the Lysobacter sp. BMK333-48F3 genome encodes:
- a CDS encoding fatty acid desaturase, which translates to MPASLIDFLAGGLAQAGIWELVAYFLVVTQLTIMSVTLYLHRSMAHRSVDFHPALAHLFRFWTWLTTSMITKEWAAIHRKHHAKCETEEDPHSPQFKGIDTVMWRGVELYREARGEREDIEKYGKGCPDDWIERKLYTPHATMGPVLLLLISFVLFGFAGVAIWALQMLWIPFWAAGVVNGLGHWWGYRNFETTDTATNLTPWGFWIGGEELHNNHHAFPSSAKFALRKWEFDIGWTAIRGLQALRLAKVLRVAPTLDVRPNIAMPDGETLKALLAIRFQAMTDYYRNVTLPALREEAGHAGDRMRALPRRLRKGLADGGRWLDDGARTRLQNWVAERPRMATLADFRQRLAQVLDDRSHDAQATLAKLHAWCVEAEASGIHALQAFSERMKGYALAPARS; encoded by the coding sequence ATGCCCGCTTCCCTGATCGACTTCCTTGCCGGCGGCCTGGCCCAGGCCGGCATCTGGGAACTCGTCGCGTATTTCCTAGTGGTGACCCAGCTCACCATCATGTCGGTGACGCTGTACCTGCACCGTTCGATGGCGCACCGCTCGGTCGATTTCCATCCCGCGCTCGCCCACCTGTTCCGCTTCTGGACCTGGCTGACGACCTCGATGATCACCAAGGAGTGGGCGGCGATCCATCGCAAGCACCACGCCAAGTGCGAGACCGAGGAAGACCCGCACAGCCCGCAGTTCAAGGGCATCGACACGGTGATGTGGCGCGGCGTCGAGCTCTACCGCGAAGCGCGCGGCGAGCGCGAGGACATCGAGAAGTACGGCAAGGGCTGCCCGGACGACTGGATCGAACGCAAGCTCTACACCCCGCACGCCACGATGGGCCCGGTGCTGCTGCTGCTGATCAGCTTCGTCCTGTTCGGCTTCGCCGGCGTGGCGATCTGGGCGCTGCAGATGCTGTGGATCCCGTTCTGGGCCGCGGGCGTGGTCAACGGCCTCGGCCACTGGTGGGGCTATCGCAACTTCGAGACCACCGACACCGCGACCAACCTGACCCCGTGGGGTTTCTGGATCGGCGGCGAAGAACTGCACAACAACCACCACGCCTTCCCGAGTTCGGCCAAGTTCGCCCTGCGCAAGTGGGAGTTCGACATCGGCTGGACCGCGATCCGCGGCCTGCAGGCGCTGCGCCTGGCCAAGGTGCTGCGGGTGGCGCCGACCCTGGACGTGCGCCCGAACATCGCCATGCCCGACGGCGAGACCCTCAAGGCGCTGTTGGCGATCCGCTTCCAGGCCATGACCGACTACTACCGCAACGTCACCTTGCCGGCGCTGCGCGAAGAAGCCGGCCACGCCGGCGACCGCATGCGCGCGCTGCCGCGGCGCCTGCGCAAGGGCCTGGCCGACGGCGGCCGCTGGCTCGACGACGGCGCCCGCACGCGCCTGCAGAACTGGGTCGCCGAGCGCCCGCGCATGGCGACCCTGGCCGACTTCCGCCAGCGCCTGGCGCAGGTGCTCGACGATCGTTCGCACGACGCCCAGGCGACCCTGGCCAAGCTGCACGCCTGGTGCGTGGAGGCCGAGGCCAGCGGCATCCATGCGCTGCAGGCGTTCTCCGAGCGCATGAAGGGTTACGCGCTGGCGCCGGCTCGCAGCTGA
- a CDS encoding CHAD domain-containing protein, which translates to MSKKTAPANATDEPAADGSTDAEAGRPPGRRLRAFASRELEAAIDALGWRGNRLHRGVHLARKGLRRVRATLALGGAALGPGAAWIDRGLRDANRDLSALRDAQALVETLERLLRAPGDDAHRALLRRAQRRAASARAAAARRVRAEDPDLAARRSLLRVLRAALRALPWETLAREQWRESVALSLHRVERARQRARRGGDEDWHEWRRRARRLSQQQRALQASGLGEDAPAFDRHRTERLGEAQDLNLLLDHCGKGSPFAKPDRLALRAFARSELARSRGGIDPDSAD; encoded by the coding sequence ATGTCGAAAAAAACAGCGCCAGCCAACGCCACCGACGAGCCAGCTGCCGACGGATCAACCGACGCCGAAGCCGGGCGTCCGCCGGGCCGACGCCTGCGCGCCTTCGCCTCGCGCGAGCTCGAGGCGGCCATCGACGCCCTGGGCTGGCGCGGCAACCGCCTGCACCGCGGCGTGCATCTGGCCCGCAAGGGCCTGCGCCGGGTGCGCGCGACCCTGGCCCTGGGCGGCGCCGCGTTGGGGCCGGGCGCGGCCTGGATCGATCGCGGCCTGCGTGACGCCAACCGCGACCTGTCGGCCTTGCGCGATGCGCAGGCCCTGGTGGAAACCCTCGAACGCCTGCTGCGCGCGCCGGGCGACGACGCCCACCGCGCCCTGTTGCGGCGCGCCCAACGGCGCGCGGCCTCGGCGCGGGCGGCGGCCGCGCGCAGGGTCCGCGCCGAAGACCCGGACCTCGCCGCCCGCCGCAGCCTGCTGCGGGTGCTGCGCGCTGCGCTGCGCGCGCTGCCGTGGGAGACGCTGGCGCGCGAACAATGGCGCGAGTCGGTGGCGTTGAGCCTGCACCGGGTCGAGCGCGCCCGCCAACGCGCCCGCCGCGGCGGCGACGAGGACTGGCACGAATGGCGCCGGCGCGCGCGCCGGCTGTCGCAGCAGCAGCGCGCATTGCAGGCGTCGGGGTTGGGCGAGGACGCGCCCGCGTTCGACCGCCATCGGACCGAGCGCCTGGGCGAGGCGCAGGACCTGAACCTGTTGCTGGATCACTGCGGCAAGGGTTCGCCGTTCGCCAAGCCCGACCGGCTCGCGTTGCGCGCCTTCGCCCGCAGCGAACTGGCGCGCTCGCGCGGCGGCATCGACCCGGACAGCGCCGACTGA
- the mutM gene encoding bifunctional DNA-formamidopyrimidine glycosylase/DNA-(apurinic or apyrimidinic site) lyase, translating into MPELPEVETTRRGLAPHLEGRHVVTAILRRPNLRWPIPADIETTLPGQRIDAVRRRAKYLLLDTQAGSALLHLGMSGSLRVLPADTPVRDHDHVDLLLDDDRVLRFNDPRRFGCLLWQAPGHTHELLQGLGPEPLSDDFDGDYLFELSRGRRAPVKTFLMDQRVVVGVGNIYAAEALFAAGVSPLRAAGKVSRERYGELAGAIKTILSYAIQRGGTTLRDFISPDGAPGYFEQELAAYGRGGEPCPRCGRPLKQAAIGQRTTVWCGHCQR; encoded by the coding sequence ATGCCCGAATTGCCCGAAGTCGAAACCACCCGGCGCGGCCTGGCCCCGCACCTGGAGGGCCGCCACGTCGTCACCGCGATCCTGCGCCGGCCGAACCTGCGCTGGCCGATTCCGGCCGACATCGAAACCACCCTGCCCGGCCAACGCATCGACGCGGTGCGCCGACGCGCCAAGTACCTGCTGCTGGATACCCAGGCCGGCAGCGCGCTGCTGCACCTGGGCATGTCCGGCAGCCTGCGGGTATTGCCCGCGGACACGCCGGTGCGCGACCACGACCACGTCGACCTGCTGCTCGACGACGACCGCGTGCTGCGCTTCAACGACCCGCGCCGGTTCGGCTGCCTGCTGTGGCAGGCGCCGGGCCACACCCACGAACTGCTGCAGGGCCTGGGCCCGGAACCGCTGTCGGACGACTTCGACGGCGACTACCTGTTCGAGCTCAGCCGCGGCCGCCGCGCCCCGGTCAAGACCTTCCTGATGGACCAGCGGGTGGTGGTCGGGGTCGGCAACATCTACGCCGCCGAAGCCTTGTTCGCCGCCGGAGTGTCGCCGCTGCGCGCCGCCGGCAAGGTCTCGCGCGAGCGCTACGGCGAGCTGGCCGGCGCGATCAAGACCATCCTCAGCTACGCCATCCAGCGCGGCGGCACCACCTTGCGCGATTTCATCAGCCCCGACGGCGCGCCCGGCTATTTCGAACAGGAACTGGCCGCCTACGGCCGCGGCGGCGAGCCCTGTCCGCGCTGCGGACGGCCGCTCAAGCAGGCCGCGATCGGCCAGCGCACCACGGTCTGGTGCGGGCATTGCCAGCGGTGA
- a CDS encoding ECF-type sigma factor translates to MADSADITILLDAAREGDRSALDRVLATLYQELHTMARRQLAGQHGQTLDATALVHEAYLKLVGRREAQFDDRAHFFAYAASAMRSVVVDYARQRLAQKRGGDLHRVTELPDDVEGGLRLDEDTLGLDTALTKLAAVDQRLAQVVELRYFAGLSELEIAALLQRSERSIRRDWQKARLFLLASLQDEPNR, encoded by the coding sequence ATGGCCGATAGCGCAGACATCACCATCCTGCTGGATGCGGCCCGCGAGGGCGACCGCAGTGCGCTCGACCGCGTGCTCGCGACCCTTTATCAAGAACTGCACACCATGGCCCGGCGCCAGCTCGCCGGCCAGCACGGCCAGACCCTGGACGCCACCGCGCTGGTGCACGAGGCCTACCTGAAACTGGTCGGCCGGCGCGAGGCCCAGTTCGACGATCGCGCCCACTTCTTCGCCTACGCCGCCTCGGCGATGCGCAGCGTGGTGGTCGACTACGCCCGCCAGCGCCTGGCGCAGAAGCGCGGCGGCGACCTGCACCGGGTCACCGAGCTGCCCGACGACGTCGAAGGCGGCCTGCGCCTGGACGAGGACACCCTGGGCCTGGACACCGCCCTGACCAAGCTCGCCGCGGTCGATCAGCGCCTGGCCCAGGTGGTCGAGCTGCGCTACTTCGCCGGCCTGTCCGAGCTGGAGATCGCCGCTCTGCTGCAGCGTTCCGAGCGCAGCATCCGCCGCGACTGGCAGAAGGCGCGCCTGTTCCTGCTGGCCTCGCTGCAGGACGAGCCCAACCGCTGA
- a CDS encoding serine/threonine-protein kinase — translation MDAERWQRLSPLLDALLELEPAARAERLAELRADDAGLAAELSELIALEDDHQDFLSEPLVPTQHTGAMRPGTEVGSYRLESLLGEGGMGQVWLASRADGLYQRRVALKLLRPGLADTNLRSRFTRERQILARLAHPHIARLLDAGVTRDGLPYLALEYVEGEPITDYCRNQRTPLDKRLRMFQQICDAVSHAHANLIVHRDLKPSNILVTPAGDVRLLDFGIAKLIDSSDVPLPEQTRTGARAFTLHYAAPEQVRGEPVTTMTDVYSLGVVLYELLTDAKPYRLKRQTAAEWEEAILAADPLRPSQAVMRHVDTTDVDPGALRRLGRQLAGDLDNIVLKTLSKRPEQRYPSVEALSLDLQRFESGRPVLARAQSLRYRFNKYVARHRWALATASLVTVVLAAALGIVAWQARQALGEASRAQAMQDFMVGLFESARGTPEGEALDLRGLLDASVARGTRELARQPRARAELFGVVARMRTGLGDYNEARALLDRQAAIIGSTDDIPESLRIESLTQRGKVLRLLGLPRDCAALMQPALDQARGEQSQLPSQVSEFYSELGRCRRANGERQGARQLFERSLALRREQLENNEIAEVENLIDLAGLQADAQRSRDALSGFETARRRLQQAVGDRHPLQVEIGRNLAMLRSELGQLDAAERDAREALEIALDVNGAQHPSTLDVRRQLAALHLAQGRYVLAQAELEQIRNLLVVRLGPDHLDLAEVHRQLARVAWERGDEGRALSELERAASIARKHGDRSRLATILFDHAQVLYDSGRPVEARALLQQVRNLRVVLFGETHGQVGDSDRLLGEVELALGEGEAGRARLQRAVDLIRRHYGERDPHTRRAEIELAHAQADAGDAAALTHLDALAELPTTDEALRELGWRAQAYAAQVRCRGAQRSEALAKLDGLLRAIGDARADGSAVRRTVQSIRAACSG, via the coding sequence ATGGATGCCGAACGCTGGCAGCGCCTGTCCCCGTTGCTCGACGCCCTGCTCGAGCTGGAGCCGGCCGCGCGCGCGGAACGGCTGGCGGAATTGCGCGCCGACGACGCCGGCCTCGCCGCCGAACTGAGCGAGCTGATCGCGCTCGAAGACGATCACCAGGACTTCCTGTCCGAACCCCTGGTGCCGACCCAGCACACCGGCGCCATGCGCCCGGGCACCGAGGTCGGCAGCTACCGCCTGGAAAGCCTGCTCGGCGAAGGCGGCATGGGCCAGGTCTGGCTGGCCTCGCGCGCCGACGGCCTGTACCAGCGCCGGGTCGCGCTGAAGCTGTTGCGTCCGGGCCTGGCCGACACCAACCTGCGCAGCCGCTTCACCCGCGAGCGGCAGATCCTCGCCCGCCTCGCCCATCCGCACATCGCCCGCCTGCTCGACGCCGGCGTGACCCGCGACGGCCTGCCCTACCTGGCGCTGGAATACGTCGAAGGCGAACCGATCACCGATTACTGCCGCAACCAGCGCACCCCGCTCGACAAGCGCCTGCGCATGTTCCAGCAGATCTGCGACGCGGTCAGCCACGCCCACGCCAACCTGATCGTCCACCGCGACCTCAAGCCCTCCAACATCCTGGTGACGCCGGCCGGCGACGTGCGCCTGCTCGACTTCGGCATCGCCAAGCTGATCGACAGCAGCGACGTGCCGCTGCCGGAGCAGACCCGCACCGGCGCGCGCGCTTTCACCCTGCATTACGCCGCGCCCGAACAGGTGCGCGGCGAGCCGGTCACCACCATGACCGACGTGTATTCGTTGGGCGTGGTGCTGTACGAGCTGCTGACCGACGCCAAGCCTTACCGGCTCAAGCGCCAGACCGCGGCCGAATGGGAAGAGGCGATCCTCGCCGCCGACCCGCTGCGCCCCTCGCAGGCGGTGATGCGCCACGTCGACACCACCGACGTCGACCCCGGCGCGCTGCGCCGGCTCGGCCGCCAGCTCGCCGGCGATCTGGACAACATCGTCCTCAAGACCCTGTCCAAGCGTCCCGAGCAGCGTTATCCCTCGGTCGAGGCGCTGTCGCTGGACCTGCAGCGCTTCGAATCCGGCCGGCCGGTGCTGGCGCGCGCGCAGAGCCTGCGCTACCGCTTCAACAAGTACGTCGCCCGCCACCGCTGGGCGCTGGCCACCGCATCCCTGGTCACCGTGGTGCTGGCCGCCGCGCTCGGCATCGTCGCCTGGCAGGCGCGCCAGGCGCTGGGCGAAGCCAGCCGCGCGCAAGCGATGCAGGACTTCATGGTCGGCCTGTTCGAAAGCGCGCGCGGCACTCCGGAAGGCGAGGCGCTGGACCTGCGCGGCCTGCTCGACGCCTCGGTCGCGCGCGGCACCCGCGAACTGGCGCGCCAACCGCGCGCGCGCGCCGAACTGTTCGGAGTGGTCGCGCGCATGCGCACCGGCCTGGGCGACTACAACGAAGCGCGCGCCCTGCTCGACCGCCAGGCCGCGATCATCGGCAGCACCGACGATATTCCCGAAAGCCTGCGCATCGAGTCGCTGACCCAGCGCGGCAAGGTGCTGCGCCTGCTCGGCCTGCCGCGCGACTGCGCCGCGCTGATGCAGCCGGCCCTGGATCAGGCCCGCGGCGAGCAATCACAGCTGCCGTCGCAGGTCAGCGAGTTCTATTCCGAACTGGGCCGCTGCCGCCGCGCCAACGGCGAACGCCAGGGCGCGCGCCAGTTGTTCGAGCGCTCGCTGGCGCTGCGCCGCGAGCAGCTGGAGAACAACGAAATCGCCGAAGTCGAGAACCTGATCGACCTGGCCGGGCTGCAGGCCGACGCGCAGCGCAGCCGCGACGCCCTGTCCGGTTTCGAAACGGCGCGCCGCCGGCTGCAGCAGGCGGTCGGCGACCGCCACCCGCTGCAGGTCGAGATCGGCCGCAACCTGGCCATGCTGCGCAGCGAACTGGGCCAGTTGGACGCCGCCGAACGCGACGCGCGCGAAGCGCTGGAGATCGCCCTGGACGTCAACGGCGCCCAGCACCCCTCGACCCTGGACGTGCGCCGCCAACTCGCCGCCCTGCACCTCGCCCAGGGCCGCTATGTGCTGGCCCAGGCGGAACTGGAACAGATCCGCAACCTGCTGGTCGTGCGCCTGGGCCCGGATCACCTGGATCTGGCCGAAGTGCATCGCCAGCTCGCCCGGGTGGCCTGGGAGCGCGGCGACGAGGGACGCGCGCTGAGCGAACTCGAACGCGCCGCCAGCATCGCCCGCAAGCACGGCGACCGCAGCCGTCTGGCGACGATCCTGTTCGACCACGCCCAGGTGCTGTACGACAGCGGCCGCCCGGTCGAAGCGCGCGCGCTGCTGCAGCAAGTGCGCAACCTGCGCGTGGTGCTGTTCGGCGAAACCCACGGCCAGGTCGGCGACAGCGACCGCCTGCTCGGCGAAGTCGAACTGGCCCTGGGCGAAGGCGAAGCCGGCCGCGCGCGCCTGCAGCGCGCGGTCGACCTGATCCGCCGCCACTACGGCGAACGCGACCCGCACACCCGCCGCGCCGAAATCGAACTCGCCCATGCCCAGGCCGACGCCGGCGACGCCGCCGCCCTGACCCACCTGGATGCGCTGGCCGAACTGCCGACCACCGACGAAGCCCTGCGCGAACTGGGCTGGCGTGCGCAGGCCTACGCGGCGCAGGTGCGCTGCCGCGGCGCGCAACGCAGCGAAGCGCTGGCGAAGTTGGACGGTTTGCTCCGTGCGATCGGGGATGCGCGGGCGGACGGCAGTGCGGTGCGGCGAACGGTGCAGTCGATTCGCGCGGCCTGTTCGGGTTGA
- a CDS encoding ADP-ribosylglycohydrolase family protein: MLIELAIGDAYGAGFEYAANRIVREQNSGVAYIRHPRHAIEPGCYTDDTQMSLAIAEALVEGDPWTPQALAARFVDAFKRDPREGYASGFHAFLCEVRDGADFLARIRPDSAKSGAAMRAPPIGVLRSLEEVVERAAVQARVTHDTPGGIGSAVAAALSVHYFVHALGAKQDLGRFLSEHVPGPWQEPRKGKVGAEGMDSVHAAVAALIAQDTMSGLLRACIAYTGDVDTVATIALAAGSCCAQIEQDLPISLYEGLENQAYGHDYLRALDRRLMALR, from the coding sequence ATGTTGATAGAACTGGCCATCGGCGACGCTTACGGCGCAGGTTTCGAATACGCCGCCAATCGCATCGTGCGCGAGCAAAACAGCGGTGTCGCGTACATCCGGCATCCGCGCCATGCGATCGAACCGGGTTGTTACACCGACGATACCCAGATGAGCCTTGCGATCGCCGAGGCCCTGGTCGAAGGCGATCCGTGGACGCCGCAGGCCTTGGCCGCGCGATTCGTCGACGCATTCAAGCGAGATCCGCGCGAAGGCTACGCCAGCGGCTTTCATGCCTTTCTATGCGAGGTGCGCGACGGCGCCGACTTCCTGGCGCGGATCCGGCCGGACAGCGCCAAGAGCGGAGCCGCGATGCGCGCGCCGCCGATCGGCGTACTGCGCTCGCTTGAGGAGGTGGTCGAACGAGCCGCCGTGCAGGCTCGGGTGACCCACGACACCCCGGGCGGGATCGGTTCCGCGGTGGCCGCCGCTTTGAGCGTGCATTACTTCGTTCACGCTTTGGGAGCGAAGCAAGACCTTGGGCGATTCCTGTCCGAGCACGTGCCCGGCCCGTGGCAAGAACCGCGTAAAGGCAAGGTGGGCGCCGAAGGCATGGACAGCGTGCATGCGGCGGTGGCGGCGTTGATTGCCCAGGACACGATGAGCGGGTTGCTGCGCGCCTGCATCGCCTATACCGGCGACGTCGATACGGTGGCCACCATCGCCTTGGCGGCGGGCTCGTGTTGCGCGCAGATCGAACAAGACCTGCCGATCTCTTTGTACGAGGGCCTAGAAAACCAGGCCTATGGGCACGACTATCTGCGCGCGTTGGATCGCCGCCTGATGGCGCTTCGCTAG